The Microcebus murinus isolate Inina chromosome 23, M.murinus_Inina_mat1.0, whole genome shotgun sequence genome includes the window CGTGCCATCTCAGAGTGCAAGAGCGGAGGATGCTCCCCTTCCGTCGGGGGAGGACCCGCATGCCCGACTGCCCCCCCTCACAGCCCCTAAGCCCCGGAAGCTGCCCCCCAATATTGTCCTGAAGAGCAGCCGAAGCAGCTTCCGCAGCGATCCCCAGAACTGGCTGTCCCGCCATGCTGAGGCCGCCCCTGGGGATTCCGGCTCGGTCTCCTCTCTGGTGCAGGAGCAGCGGAAAGCACGCAGAGAGGCGCTGGAGAAGCTGGGGCTGCCCCAGGACCAAGACGAGCCCGGCCTGCACTTAAAGCCCACCAGCTCCGTCAGACTCAAGGAGACTCGTGCGCAGGGcccttcctgggctccagctccgCCTGCAGGTCCTGCTCTGGTTTCAGCCGCTGTCCCTGCTGCAGGGAAGGCTCCTGCTCCAGCTCAGGGACCTTCGCCCATGAAGGCCCCTGCTCCGGCTCCAGCTCAGGGGTCTCCTCCAGGCAAAGTTTCCATTCCTGCCCAGGAAACCCCTCCAGGGAGTGTTGCAGCTGCCAAGTCCATGCCGATCCCCATCCCTAAGGCCCCGAGGGCAAACAGCGCCCTGACCCAGCCAAAGCCAGACTCGGGGCTGACCCTCCCGCAGAGCAACGTCCCCGGCCTGAGACAGGTGAGCTTCAAGTCCAACACGCTGGAGCGCTCGGGCGTGGGGCTGAGCAGCTACCTCTCGGCCGAGAAGGACGGCAGCCCCAAAACCAGCACTTCTCTGGAAAAGGCCTCCTTCTTGGACAAGCTCTCGCCCAGCGTCTTGCGCAGCTCCCGGCCCCGGCCGGCCTCCCTGGGCACGGGGAAAGACTTTGCAGGCATCCAGGTGGGCAGGTTGGCTGACCTGGAGCAGGAGCAGAGCTCCAAGCACCTGTCCTACCAGGGACAGAGCCGTGACAAGCTTCCTCGACCCCTTTGTGTCAGTGTCAAGATCTCCCCAAAGGGCGTCCCTGACGAGCACAGAAGGGAGGCCCTGAAGAAGCTGGGACTGTTGAAGGAGTAGACTCTGGCCACTGGTGCCACCAGCACGGCTAGCACCGCCCGCCACCGCTGCACCAGGAGACAGGGGGTTTGCACTCGGGAGACTTTGCCACCTGACGACTGGACCCAGGGCTTGGGCAGGGGCGGGCTGCTCTCGGGCTCCccgaggagaaggggagggagagatttgAGCCCAAGCA containing:
- the C23H1orf116 gene encoding specifically androgen-regulated gene protein translates to MPERELWPAGPGSEAVTRIGSCDSMMSTTSTRSGSSDSSYDFLSAEEKECLLFLEETIGSLDTEADSGLSADESEPATTPRGLRALPVAQPAPRGDPEETVIQQGPEPRRVTPSSSSHPPEPQGLGLRSGSYSLPRNIHIGRNQSLGRSTPQANSRVGAGEPERPAAEPEKAPASQGGKPGRAPAGPRGAALDLDLGLIPPPEAFRDTQPERCRDGSLPEGPGQQSHTPQLHAPASPQKREQIPSEAMSQKSKDKDSERHPGHPGPPPAVPSQSARAEDAPLPSGEDPHARLPPLTAPKPRKLPPNIVLKSSRSSFRSDPQNWLSRHAEAAPGDSGSVSSLVQEQRKARREALEKLGLPQDQDEPGLHLKPTSSVRLKETRAQGPSWAPAPPAGPALVSAAVPAAGKAPAPAQGPSPMKAPAPAPAQGSPPGKVSIPAQETPPGSVAAAKSMPIPIPKAPRANSALTQPKPDSGLTLPQSNVPGLRQVSFKSNTLERSGVGLSSYLSAEKDGSPKTSTSLEKASFLDKLSPSVLRSSRPRPASLGTGKDFAGIQVGRLADLEQEQSSKHLSYQGQSRDKLPRPLCVSVKISPKGVPDEHRREALKKLGLLKE